The genome window GGAATGCAGTGGTGCCAGCCCGTGCAGTGCTGGGAATTCAGTGCAGTGCCGGGAATGCAGCGCCAGCCCTGGCAGTGTCGGCAACGCACCGCAGTGCCCGGAATTCACTGCAGTGCTGGGAATGCACTGCTGACCCCTGCAGTGCCGGGAATCCGGTGCAGTGTCGGGAATGCAGTGCAGCGCCGGGAATTCACTGCGGTGTCCGGAATGCAGTGCAGTGTGAGGAGCGCAGGGCAGTGCCGGGAATGCAGTGCAGTGCCGGGAATGCAGCGCGGTGCCAGGAATTCAGTGCAGTGCTGGGAATGCAGTGCCCGGAATGCAGTGCCGACTCCTGCAGTGCTGGGAACGCAGTGCGGGGAATGCAGTGCCGGGAATGCAGTGCCGGGAATGCAGTGTGGGGAATGCAGTGCTGGGAATGCAGTGCGGGGAACGCAGTGCCGGGAACGCAGTGTGGGGAATGCAGTGCTGGGAATGCAGTGCGGGGAGCGCAGTGCTGGGAACGCAGTGCCGGGAACGCAGTGCTGGGAACGCAGTGCCGGGAATGCAGTGCGGGGAACGCAGTGCCGGGAACGCACTGCAAACGGGGGGGGTGTTCGTGCCCTGCGACCCCCTGCAGTGGGGGGAACGCAGCGCcagcgcggggcgggggtggggggggggcgcgtgCAGTGGCAGTGCGTGCAGCGCGGGGACGGCGGGGAAGCCCCCCCCCGcgccatccctgaccccccccgccccccccgcaggCACCCTGGAGCAGGACGGGGCCTGCGTGCCCCCCGCCCTCTGCGAGTGCACGGACGCCGTGGGGCGGGTGTGGGCGCCGGGGagccgccagccccacggctgcgCCAACTGCACCTGCGCCGGGGGCCGGCTGcgctgccacccccccagctgccccccggccccctgccccTGGAGCCGCTGGAGCCGCTGGACACCCTGCAGTGTCACCTGCGGGGACGGGACACAGGCCCGCTTCAGGTGACACGGCAGCCGGGGACATGGCACccagggggggctgcgggggggacgggacatgaCACCCGGGGGACACTATGGCacgtggggggggggacatggcacccaggggacactatggcacttgggggggggggacatgacacCCAGGGGACACGGCACCTGGGGGATGGACAcggcacccaggggacactatggcacttggggggggggacatggcaccCGGGGGACACTatggcacttggggggggggacatgacacCCAGGGGACACTATGGCacttgggggggggacacatggcacccaggggacactatggcacttggggggggggacatggcacccaggggacactatggcacttgggggggggacacatggcacccaggggacacacagggcacccaggggacacgaTGGCACCTGGGGGGTGAcatggcacccaggggacactaTGGCacgtggtgggggggggacatggcacccaggggacacacagggcacccaggggacacggcACCTGGGGGATGGACACGGCACCCGGGGGACACTATGGCACTTGGGGGGTGGGACATGACACCCAGGGGACACTATGGCActtgggggggggacatggcaccCAGGGGACGCTATGGAACTTGGGGGGGACGGAcatggcacccaggggacacacagggcacccaggggacacggcACCTGGGGGATGGACACGGCACCCGGGGGACACTatggcacttggggggggggacatgacacCCAGGGGACACTATGGCACTtgtggggggggacatggcacccaggggacacacagggcacccaggggacacggcACCTGGGGGATGGACATGGCACCCGGGGGACACTATGGCAcctgtggggggggacacggcacccaggggacactatggcacttggggggggggggacatggcacccaggggacacacacagcacccaggggacacacagggcacccaggggacacggcACCTCGGGGATGGACACGGCACCCGGGGGACACTatggcacttggggggggggacatggcacccaggggacactaTGGCACTTGGTGGGGGGGAcatggcacccaggggacactatggcacttggggggggggacatggcacccaggggacacacaCAGCACCCAGGGGACATGGCACCTGGGGGATGGACAcggcacccaggggacactaTGGCACTTAGGGGGGGACATGTCCCCCAGGGGACATGGGACATCATGCCCAGGGGACACAGCACCTGGGGGACATGGCAcccatggggggctgggggggggggacacggcacccAAGGGACACACATGGCACCCAGGGGACATAGGACACAGCACCCAGGGGGCACacagggcacccaggggacaTGGCACCTGGGGGTGGGCTGCGGGAGGGAGGTGGCACCCAGGGGACATGTatggcacttggggggggggggcatggcacccaggggacacacagggcacccaggggacacgtatggcacttggggggggggacacagcacccAGGGGGCACAGACGGCACCCAGGGGACACTcagggcacccaggggacagggCACCtatggggggctgcaggggggacacAGCACCCAGGGGACATAgatggcacccaggggacacccagcacccaggggacatggcacccaggggacacatATGGCacttgggaggggggggggacacggcacccAGGGGGTGGGACCCTCTGTCACCCCCCAACGGGTGTCAGCCAGGGCCCCCCCCCCTGCAGCGGGTGACCCCCGTgtgtgtcgtgtgtgtcccccccccaggacacccatcgcggcggcgggggccggcgggtgCGGGGCGCCgcaggggcagagccgggggtgCTCGGGGGGGCCCTgcccccccctctgcccccaggggGGCCACCAGCGGCGCCTGGGCGAGagctggccccagggccactgccgACGATGGTCAgtgccggggggggccggggggggggccgggagggggggggggcaactggacccccaaacccaccccccatgtgcgtgtcgtccccccccccccgcagcacctgCACCCCCGAGGGCACCCAGTGCCGCGACGTCCCCTGCGCCGGTGAGTGTCCCCCGCCATGTCACCCACCCGCCGCCAcgtcctggggggggggaacgggtGACACTGGTGTCCCCAGTGGGCGTCGGGaccctgtgacacccccccccgccactgaaGGCTGagagggacccccccaaacctcccggggggccccagggcaggagggaggggaccGCGGTGGCTTTTGGTCCCCGGTGACGTGTTGTGTCCCCtcagcgtccccccccccctccagggtCGGGGGGCTGCGTGTGGGGTCCCTGGAGCCCCTGCTCCCGCTCCTGCGGCACCGGCCTGGCCACCCGGGTGGCCACCTGCCCCTGCGCGACCCCCGGCGCCGCCTGCAACCAGAGCCACGGCCACGGGGACCACCACGGTGACAGCAATGGCCACGGGGACAGCCACGGCGATGGCCACAGCCACGGGGACGTCCATGGGGACAGTGACAGCCATGGTGATGGCCATGGTGATGGCCACAGTGATGGCCATGGTGACGGTGACGGCCATGGTGACAGCGATGACCAAGGGGGCAGCCATGTTGATGGCCATGGTGACAGTGATGGCCATGGTGACGGTGACGGCCATGGTGACAGCGATGACCAAGGGGACAGCCATGTTGATGGCCATGGTGACAGTGACGGCCAAGGGGATGGCCATGGTGAAGGCCATGGTGATGGTCATGGCCATGGTGATGGCCATGGTGACAGTGACAGCCAAGGGGACGGCCATGGTGACAGCCATGGCCAAGGCGATGGCCATGGTGATGGCCACGGCCACGGTGACAGCCTTGGTGACGGCCACGGTGATGGCCACGGCCACGGTGACGGCCATGGTGAGAGTGACGGTCACGCTGGTGGCCACGGTGACGGCCAAGGGGACAGCCATGGTGATGGCCACGGCCACGGTGACGGCCATGGTGACGGTGACGGCCACGGGGACGGTGACGGCCACGGGGACGACCAcagtggtggccacggggacAGCCACGAGCCACCCCGCCAGGTGCGGGTGTGTTACCTGCGCCCCTGCCCCGGTAGGTGTCggtggcggggggctggggggggggggtggcgggggtccCTGCGCGCCGTCAccgcgtgtgtgtcccccccccggcccccgcagccgccTGTCCCTGGAGCCCCTGGAGCCGCTggagcccctgctcctgccacgtCCCCCTCCAGCTGCGCCACCGTCAccggcgcggcccccccggcTGCGCGGGGCTGGAGGCACAGAGCCGTCCCTGCGACACCCCCGGCTGCTCGGGtgagcgccccccgcccccgcccgccccggttCCCCCCCAGTGggtccctgcccttcccagttccccaccagtgtccccctgcccttcccagttcccaactCATGTgttcctgcccttcccagttcccaactGGGATgaccctgcccttcccagttccccaccagtgtccccctgCCCATCCCAGTTCCCCACCAGTgtgtccctgcccttcccagttcccaaaCATGGgccccctgcccttcccagttccccaccagtgtccccctgcccttcccagttccccacCAGTGTGTCCCTAcccttcccagttcccaactGGGATGCCCCTGCTCATCCCAGttccccaccagtgtccccctgcccttcccagttccccacCAGTGTGTCCCTAcccttcccagttcccaactGGGGTCCCCttgcccttcccagttccccaccagtgtccccctgcccttcccagttccaAACCAGTgtgtccctgcccttcccagttcccaaaCATGGgccccctgcccttcccagttcccaacCAGTGTGTCCTTGTCCATCCCAGTTCCCAATTGGGATgaccctgcccttcccagttcccaactggggtccccctgcccttcccagttcccaacCAGTGTGTCCTTGTCCATCCCAGTTCCCAACTGGGAtgcccctgcccttcccagttcccaactggggtccccctgcccttcccagttccaAACCAGTGTgaccctgcccttcccagttcccccccagtgtccccctgcccATCCCAGTTCCCAACCAgtgtgtccctgcccatcccaGTTCCCAACcagtgtccccctgcccttcccagttcccaactCATGTgttcctgcccttcccagttcccaactGGGATgaccctgcccttcccagttccccaccagtgtccccctgcccttcccagttccaaaccagtgtccccctgcccttcccagttcccaaaCATGGgccccctgcccttcccagttcccaacCAGTGTGTCCTTGTCCATCCCAGTTCCCAATTGGGATgaccctgcccttcccagttcccaactggggtccccctgcccttcccagttccaAACCAGTgtgtccctgcccttcccagttcccaactggggtccccctgcccttcccagttcccaactCGTGTgttcctgcccttcccagttcccaactGGGATgaccctgcccttcccagttccccaccagtgtccccctgcccttcccagttcccaaccagtgtccccctgcccttcccagttcccaactggggtccccctgcccttccccagttCCTAACTGGGATGCCCCTGCCCATCCCAGTTCCAAACCAGTGggtccctgcccttcccagttcccaactggggtccccccgcccgcccccagTTCCCAGCCatggtccccccccccccgcgcccaccCTGGGCCGCCCTCGCCCACCCTCAGctctccctgacccccccccccggcagccccccagtccctcccagtctctcccagtgcccctgGGGGTGCCCCTGGCgcgggggtgcccccccccgcccccctgacccccccccgccccccagagGGCAGCTGTGCCCCCCCGTTCCGGTTCCGGCCCTGCGGCCCCCCCTGCGCCCAGCTCTGCTCCGGCCTGcggcacccccagctctgccccccgcaccccccctgcCGCCCCGGCTGCGCCTGCCCCCAGGCAAGGGGGGccacggggggctggggggcgtaGGAGttggggggggctatggggtctaAGGGGGGCtacggggggctgggggggcgtaGGAGttggggggggctatggggtctaAGGGGGGCtacggggggctgggggggcgtaGGAGttggggggggctatggggtctaAGGGGGGCTTGTGGGGCTCGGGGGGTTTGGGGCCTATGGGGGGCTTAGGAGttatggggggctatggggtctaAGGGGGGCtagggggctatgggggggcttAGGAgttatgggggggctatggggtccaAGGGGGGCTTGTGGGGCTCGGGGGGTTCGGGGGGGCTTAGGAGTTATGGGGGGCGCTATGGGGTCTAAGGGGGGCTAGGGGGGGGCtagggggctatgggggggcttAGGAGTTATGGGGGCGCTATGGGGTCTAAGGGGGGCTAGGGGGGGCTatggggctatgggggggcttAGGAgttatgggggggctatggggtctaAGGGGGGCtacggggggctgggggggcttaGGAGttggggggggctatgggggtcTAAGGGGGGCTTGTGGGGTTCGGGGGCTTCGGGGGGGCTTAGGAGttatggggggctatggggtctaAGGGGGGCTACGGGGGGCTATGGGGGCCTTAGGATTtatgggggggctgtggggtctAAGGGGGGCTTGTGGGGCTCGGGGTGTTcaggggctatggggggcttAGGAGTTATGGGGGGCTCAGGGGATAGGGGGGGCTTGTGgggcctgggggctgggggggactcAGGGTCTATGGGGCGCtcggggggcctgggggggcttgtggggcactgggggttATGGAGGGCTCAGGGTCTATGGGGCGTtcggggggctatggggggctcGGGGTCTTccgggggcttgggggggctgtggggggcttaggggctatggggggcttAGGGGCTACGGGGGGACTTGTGGGGCacgggggggctatggggggttTGGGGTCTATGGGGGGCTCGGGGGCTACGGGGGGCTTGGGGGGCTTAGGAGGTatggggggctcggggggctatgggggggacttgtggggctcggggggctatggggggctcGGGGATCTCTGGGGGGCACCcgagggggggtgggtgtggggagggTGCCCgtcaccccctcccccccccccagctcatcgCCCCTCCCCCTCtcaggggctgctggagcagggggggGGCTGCGTGCCCCCCAACCAGTGCCACTGCCTGCACCCCGGGGGGgccggcgccccccccccccaccgccccctgcCCGCGGGCCGCCGCGTCCTGCTGGGCTGCAAGGCCTGGTGAGCCGctcggggggcagccccacacttggggggccgggggggttgtgtgtgtggtaGGGGCTGCAAGGCCTGGTGAGCGActcggggggcagccccacacttggggggccgtggggtggggggtgggggggctgcaaggCCTGGTGAGCCGctcggggggcagccccacacttggggggccgtggggtggggggtggggggggctgcaaGGCCTGGTGAGCCGctcggggggcagccccacacttggggggccggggggggttgtgtgtgtggtgggggctGCAAGGCCTGGCGAGCGGcttggggggcagccccacacttggggggccggggggttgtgtgtgtggtgggggctGCAAGGCCTGGCGAGCAGcttggggggcagccccacacttggggggccgtggggtggggggtgggggggctgcaaggCCTGGTGAGCGGctcggggggcagccccacacttggggggccgggggggttgtgtgtgtggtgggggctGCAAGGCCTGGTGAGCGActcggggggcagccccacacttggggggccgGGTGTGTTCatgcatggcgggggggggggggctgcaatTCTTGGCAAGCAGattggggggcagccccacacttgggggggccgtgggggggtggggggagctgcaaGGCCTGGCGAGCAGCTcagggggcagccccacacttggggggccgggggggttgtgtgtgtggtgggggctGCAAGGCCTGGTGAGCGActcggggggcagccccacacttggggggccgGGTGTGTTcatgcatggggggggggggggggggctgcaatTCTTGGCAAGCAGattggggggcagccccacacttgggggggccgtggggggggtggggggagctgcaaGGCctggcgagcggctcggggggcagccccacacctggggggcCGGGGTAGGTTtgggtgtggggtgtggggcgCTCACCCCACTCATTtttcgtccccccccccccagcgtgtGCCAGAACGGGACCCTGCGCTGCAGCAGCGAGAGCTGCCGGGGTGAGTGCGgacccccccctctgcccccctgggacccccaacccacggaccccccccccgcagggacacccccccccccagagcagccggctctgccccacaggggacgggggtcccgggggggtccccagcggctccgtgtgtgtgtccccctgtgtccccccccccccagggctgctgccgctgagccccTGGTCGGAGTGGACGCCctgcgggggctgccggcccccccgggaccccggcGCCCCGGCACCGACGGGGGGGACGCGGCCAGAGGAGGGGACATCGGCGGAGGGGACA of Chroicocephalus ridibundus unplaced genomic scaffold, bChrRid1.1 SCAFFOLD_689, whole genome shotgun sequence contains these proteins:
- the LOC134509258 gene encoding SCO-spondin-like, which codes for MALVPCAARCPRRCQDLQEGAACGGGQRCQPGCRCPDGTLEQDGACVPPALCECTDAVGRVWAPGSRQPHGCANCTCAGGRLRCHPPSCPPAPCPWSRWSRWTPCSVTCGDGTQARFR